AATGCTTGCAATTGTAGAATACACCGCCAGTTTTTTTAAAGCAAAAATTTTAAATGGGTCAATGGATGATGCGATATGAATTCCAAGGAATATTTGTATCAAAACAAAAAGTGAAACCGGAAGTCTGGGTGCTGGAATATCTATAGACACTAAAGCCATCGTCATAAGAATTGGCGCAATTAAATGGGGCGTGGGAACTTTTATACGAATACTAATTATTGTGGCAATGGCAATTAGAATGGAGTAAATGAATAGAGCTGTCCAAGTAAATTCTAAGTTATTAAGTGTAGGTGGAAAAATATGATGTTCTGTTACTAAGAAATGAACAGTAAAAAAAGGCACAATAAACACCACTAAAAGCAAGCGTAACATATGCATCAAGGCAATGACGTTAGCGTCTAGGTGCTTAAAATCGGTGCAGATATAAACCATTTGGCTAAGTCCGCCGGGTATGCTGCCAATTAGTAAGCTGTCAAAAGATATGTTTGTTAGTTTTGAAATGATATAGGCAAACATCGCGCCGAGCAGAATCAATATAAATGTTATGAACAACATACTTGGAACTTGATACAACAATGTTTCTATGTCAGAAGCGCGAAAGGACGCGCCTAAATAGTAACCAAGGATAATGAAACTAAAGTTTCTTAATATGCTAGGCCACTCAAAGGCATAGTGAAAGACTGCTTTCGTAATTAACAAAAAGCTTAGAGGACCGAGAATCCAGGTTAGTGGTAATGAAAGATAATAAAATGTAACACCGCCTAAACTGGCAATGCTAATTGTCGTTATAACTTGTCGTAATACTCTCAAAAATTCTCACCATCAATTTTTCTGAAATATTTTACAATCGCTGCAAATAAAGGTACTATATTATATAAAGAAAACTTAGTTCAGATGGAGTTTTTACTCCACCTGAACTCTAGTTGCACTTATTTCGAAGCTTGCGGGCACTAATACTCCCGCTTATAGAAGTGGGAGTATTAGTAAACGCCGCTGAGATAATTATAACGCATGTGTCTTTTCGTTGGATACAGTGTAAAAGTAAATTGTCTAAAAGGAGTCAAAAATATGAGCTTGAATAACACAGAAATACCTGTGAACTTTATTCAAAATATTATAACGGAAGACTTAAAGGCTGCCAAGAATAATAGTCGAGTACATACACGCTTTCCACCAGAACCTAACGGATACTTACATATTGGACATGCTAAATCGATTTGTTTGAACTTTGGTTTAGCGAACGCCAATGGAGGGTTATGCAACTTGCGAATGGATGACACGAATCCTTCCAAAGAGGAAGAGGAATTTGTAGAATCCATTAAGACGGATGTAAAGTGGCTAGGGTATGACTGGGAAGACCGCATGTATTTCGCTTCTGATTATTTCGAAAAGCTATACCAATATGCTGTTCAGTTAATTCAAGCAGGCAAGGCATACGTCTGCGATTTATCAGCAGAACAAATGAGGGAATACCGAGGAACTCTAACGGAACCAGGAAAGAATAGTCCCTATAGAGATCGCTCAGTGGAAGAGAATCTTGACCTGTTTAATCGGATGCGGGCAGGAGAATTTGCCTCTGGAACAAAAGTGCTACGTGCAAAAATTGATATGACATCTGGGAATTTAAACATGCGCGATCCAGTGATTTATCGTATTATGTTTGCCCATCATCATCGCACAGGGGATGCATGGTGTATTTATCCGATGTATGACTTTGCTCATCCGTTATCCGATGCCATAGAGAACATAACACACTCGATATGCACATTGGAATTTGCTGATCACAGACCATTGTACGACTGGTTAGTAGAGAATGTCGATTATTCGGACATGGCTGATGGCCGTCCACATCAATACGAATTTGCGAGATTGAATTTAAGCTACACAGTCATGAGTAAGAGAAAACTAAAACTACTTGTGGAAGAAAATCATGTGACTGGTTGGGATGATCCAAGAATGCCTACGATTTCTGGTCTTCGTAGAAGGGGATATACACCGGAGTCGATTCGCGACTTTTGTGAACGTATTGGTGTTGCCAAAGCGAGTAGTCTAGTGGATAAAGCGCTTCTTGAGCATTGTATTCGTGAGGATTTAAATGCGAGAGCAACTCGCGCCATGGCTGTTGTTAAACCTCTAAAGCTAGTGCTTGAGAATTATCCTGAAGATCAAGTGGAATTCCTGCCAATAGAGAATAATCCTGAGCAGGAAGGATCAGGGATGAGAAACGTACCGTTTTCTAGGGAGATTTATATTGAACAAGATGACTTTATGGAAGACCCGCCGAACAAATTCTTCCGTCTTGCACCAGGAAAAGAAGTGCGTTTAAAAGGTGCCTACATTATTAAGTGTGAAGAAGTCATTAAGGATGAAAACGGAAATATTACGGAACTCCGCTGCACCTATGACCCTGAGACTAGAAGCGGTCTACCTGGTAGTGCGCGCAAGGTCAAAGGTGTGCTCCATTGGGTATCAGTCCTACATGGTATCCAGGCTGAAGTCCGTTTGTATGAAGATTTGTTTACCAAGGAACAGCCAGATATGGAGGAAGAAGGGTCGGATTTCCGTGCCAATATTAACCCGGATTCTTTAGCGATAATACAATCCTGCATCGTAGAACCAATCTTAGCAACAGCGACGAAGGATGACAGATTTCAATTTATGAGACAGGGATATTTTTGCATCGATTCCGTAGACTCGAAACCACATCAGCTAGTCTTTAATCGTATTGTATCCTTGAAGGATAGCTACGTAAAAGTGAAATAGAACGTAAAAAGGACTGCCTTGGCAGCCCTTTTAATTTTTACTATCGAAAGTATAAGTTTTTATATTAATTTTTCGACTATCTGAATATTATGCGACGTCAACATTGATAAGATTCTGATGAGAGTTGTGAGGTATGAACTGAATAGCTAATGCAAATCAAGGTAATCCTGTAACAAAATCTAATTTTGTTAGGGAGAGCATTCATGATTCATCAAAAGATTCTATTCAAGCTATTATGTGTGTATATGTTATCTGTTATGGATTACATAATTACTAGGACAGCACTAGCAAAAGGTGCAATCGAAGCGAATCCAATCCTTGCCCCAATCATTGAAAGTCCAATAGGAATGACAATAAAACTTATGGCTCCATTAATAGTGTTAGCTTACTTATGGTATCGAAGAAACTCGAATCCATTTCGTGTGAACTATACTGCCGCTTTTTTAGTTTTGTTTTATAGCCTAGTCGTAACATGGAATGTATCCGTATATGTCTTTTATTTAATTTAAGAAGGTAAAATTTGTTAAATCTCACAACTCCTAGATTATGATTGCATTTCATGAATTTAGGAGTTGTTTATTTTTATACTAATTCCCGCACTGGCTTAAATAAACGCAAACGCATCGTATTCATAACGACAGAAACAGAACTAAAGGCCATCGCTGCAGCTGCGAGCATAGGATTCATGAGGACACCCCAGACTGGCCATAGGATTCCAGCAGCTACAGGGATTAAAATGATGTTATAAGCGAACGCCCAGAATAGATTCTGCCAAATCATCCGCATTGTTGCCTTCGACAACTGAATAGCTGTTGGCACACCCCGTAAATCACCGGAAATCAGCGTTACATCGGAAGCTTCCATTGCTACATCAGTACCAGTTCCAATGGCTATCCCTACATTCGCTTGGGCTAAAGCTGGTGCATCGTTAATGCCATCACCTACCATTGCCACGATTTTCCCATTATCCTGTAGCTCTTTCACTTTTAGAGACTTGTGCTCGGGAAGTACCTCGGCAAACAGTCGCGTTATCCCAACTTGCTTCGCAATAGCCGCTGCTGTTCTTTGATTATCGCCAGTTAGCATGATTACTTCTATCCCTTGACGTTGTAGACTTTGAATCGCACGGTATGAATTCTCTTTCACGGTATCTGCTACAGCAATTACCCCTGTTGGGTGATTGTTGATTGCAATGTACATAGGAGTCTTACCTTCGGAGGCTAACTGATCAGAAGACGATAATAACTCTTCTGGGAATCTTACTTCGTTTGCTTCCATTAGTCGTTGGTTTCCAATTAAAATATGATTATCTAAAACTGTAGCTTGTAGTCCTTGCCCAGGAATTGCTTCGAACGTCTCAGGTTCTAGCAAATCTAATCCGCGTTCTTTGGCAGCTTTAACAATGGATTGCCCTAGAGGATGCTCAGAAGCTGTCTCGATAGAAGCTACTAAGCGCAAGAATTGATTTTCGTCTAAAGTAATATCGCTTTCTGGAATCATAGTATTAAGAATTATATCTGTTAACGATGGCTCTCCTACAGTTATTGTACCTGTCTTATCTAGTACGACGGTATTGATTTTATGGGCCATTTCAAGACTATGTGCATCTTTAATGAGGATTCCATTCTCTGCGCCTTTCCCTGTACCAACCATAATTGCAGTTGGAGTAGCTAGGCCTAGAGCACAAGGGCATGCAATAATCAGAACTGCTATAAAGGTCGTAAGGCCAAACACCAATGAAGGATCTGGTCCGAAAATCCACCATAATAAGAAGCTTGCAATAGCAGTAACCACTACAAAAGGAACAAAATAAGCGGCAACCTTATCTACAATTTTTTGGATAGGCGCTTTAGAGCCTTGGGCATCCTCGACTAATTGAATGATTTGTGCAAGCATTGTATCTTTACCAATTTTCGTGGCGCGGAAACGGAAAGAGCCTGTTTTGTTCATAGTAGCACCTATGACCTCATCATCGACAGTCTTATCTACTGGGATGCTTTCGCCTGTTAACATCGATTCGTCAATTGTCGAGCGACCACTAATGATTACGCCATCAACAGGTATTTTTTCACCGGGACGGACAACCAAGATATCTCCTACAACTAACTCTTCAATAGGTAAGTCAAGCTCCATATCGTTGCGGATCACTCGAGCCGTTTTCGATTGCATACCCATCAGCCTGCGGATTGCCTCGGAAGTCTTTCCCTTGGCCTTAGCTTCCATAATTCTACCTAGCAAGATTAATGTAGTGATAACTGTCGCTACGTCATAGTACAACTGGTAAGGGAAGCCAATCGATGTTAAAAAGTCAGGGAAAAGTGTCATGGCAGCACTATACAACCACGCAGAACTTGTTCCCATCGCCACAAGTACATTCATATCGCTTGTGCCATGAGATAAAGCAGCATAAGCTCCTTTATAAAAACGCCAACCGGAAAAGAATTGCACAGGTGTTGTAAACAGTAACAACGTTATTGGTAAAGTTAAGAAATGTGGAACCCAATCGCCCCAACCTGGCAGCATGTGCGGTAAAGAGCCGATTAATACAATTGTAGTTAGAATCGCGCCAAACAAGAAATCTTTGCTAAGTCTTTTCATCTCTTGTTCTCGTTGTTTCTGTTCTCGGTCTTCTGTAGTTTCGCGTTCAATTTCAAACACTTGAAAGCCCAAAGACACAATCTTTTGTTGAATCATAGGGTATGTGGTTTCACTGCTGTCGTAATCGACCACAGCTTTGTGTGTTGCTAGATTTACCGCGACCGCGTGTACACCACTAAGCTTTAGAACTGCTTTTTCTATGCGATTCACGCAAGCAGCACAAGACATTCCACCAATCGGAATCGTGATTTTCTCCAATTGGGCGGGAGCTGCAGTAAATCCCATCTTTTCAATCGCAGCTATCATGTCTGCTGGTGCCACTTTTGTATTGTCATAGGTAATCGTAGCGCGATGAGTACTCAAGTTCACATTTGCTTCTGCAACACCATCGAATTTTAACAAACGCTTTTCTATTCTACTGACACAAGCAGCGCAAGACATCCCACCAATTTTTAATATAGTCTTCATCGATATCCCCTCAATTCTGGTTATAATAAGATAACAAAAATAAACTAAAATTATAATTCATCTTAAATATAGGATACCCCCCTATACTATAAATGTCAAGGGTGTGAATCATTATTTCATTAGTTTACTAACCGTTTTTACTAATTCAGGAATAACTTCTAAATCTCCTTGCTGTATTCTTCGAGTTACGCACGTTTTCATATGATTTTCTATTAACAATTTCCCGACTCCATTTAGGGCTGCTTGAATGGAGGCTATTTGATTCAAGACATCATCACAATATACATCTTTCTCAATTAAACCTTTGACTCCACGAATTTGTCCTTCTATACGATTTAATCTGTTAATTAAACTTTCTTTCATTTCATTTGTATGATTACTTTTGAGAGAATCTTTTGATTGGGTCATATGACGTTTCTCCTTTAATAATTAGTAAACAGCTAAAGATTAACAGTATTTCTATATTGACAATCATTAAAAAAGCAACTACTACATAATGGTTTCTTTCGGCAAAATTGTTTGGCATGTTCAACGATCAATGCATGATATTCGTTGTAGATATTGTGGTTGACTTCTAATTGATTTTCAAACAACTCACGAAAAGCATCATAATCTTTAGGGACATCCATGCCCAAGCGGTCAAAAATTCGTCGTGAGTAAGCATCGATGACGAAGATGGGTTTATTCACAGCATATAAAATGATAGAATCGGCAGTTTCTTTGCCTATGCCGTTAATGGACAACAACTGATGGCGTAAATCAGCAATGTCCATCTTTTGTAGAACATCAATAGAAAACTTATGTGTCAGGAACCACGCTAAAAAGTTTTTTAACCTTCGCGTTTTCACTGTAAAAAAACCGCTAGGACGGATTAATTCTGCTAGCTGAGAATCTTCCATAGCAATTATTATCTCTGGTTTTAAGTAAGGTCGGAGATTATGTATTGCTTTCTCTACATTTTGCCATGACGTGTTTTGGGTTAAGATTGCACCAACCATCACTTCGAAAGGGGAATCGGCAGGCCACCAATTTAAGTGTCCATAGTGGTATAAAAGTCGGTCATAGGTTGATGGGATGAGTGATAATTCTGTAGATTGATTCGGCACCATGGCGATAACTCCTCGTATAGTTTAGCTCTTTTTTAGATTGCTTTTTTTAAAAAGATAAACTCTTTTTATATAGTACTTCTCTTTATGAGATCCTTTTACAACTAAAAGTATAGAAGATTTGTTTCCTAACGCTTATTGTAGGTAGGAATAGTTAATCCATATTGTAACATAAAATATTTGAAATACGCATCTCGGAACGCATTGACTAAGGGTGCTTTCGGCAGTACAATAGCCAAATAAGTAATTGCTTATTATATAGATAGAAGTGGTAAGGGGACAGAGTGTATGGATGCGCAGTCATCATGTGAAGTTGTGAAAGAGCAACGACTAGGGGTTATGTACGCTGTATTAGCCTATGTGCTTTGGGGTGTTCTTCCACTATATTGGAAGATGCTAGATTACATTCCAACGGGCGAGATTTTAGCACATCGCGTGTTTTGGTCGTGTGTGTTCATGTTTGGAGTCATTGCTGTATTTAAGCTGTGGAATCCATTGAAAGAAGTAGTTGTGGTTCGAAGAAAAAGAATATCAATATTTTTCTGCGCCATTTTTATAAGTATAAACTGGTTCACATATATAGGGGCAGTAAATAGTGACCAATTAGTAGAAGCTAGTTTTGGTTATTTTATCACGCCTATTTTTAGTGTACTTCTTGCAGTTGTCGTCCTAAAGGAGCGTTTGAATTTCTGGCAAGGCGTTGCATTGGGACTAGTTTGTATAGGGGTATTGGTTATGATTTTTCAATATGGAAGAATGCCTTGGATGGCATTAGTCTTAGCATCGTCTTTTGCAATGTATGGATTAATTAAGAAAAAGGCAAATATTGACTCTATTGTTGGGTTAACAATTGAAACGGCGTATGTTACGCCAATTGCAATCTTATATTTATTAGTCTTACAAGTAACGGGGAAACAATCGTTTCATATGGCAATTGACTCTACGAATCTACTATTAATAGGTGCAGGGGCTGCCACGGCGTTACCACTTATATATTTTGCACAAGCGGCAAAACGGGCGTCTTTAGCAACCCTTGGTTTTACTCAGTATCTTGCTCCGTCGATAAGCCTAGGTATTGGAGTGCTTCTTTTTAAAGAGCCGTTTACATTAATCCATGGAATTAGCTTTGGCTTTATATGGTGCGCCCTATTCTTCTATAGCTTTGCGAAGGCAGAATGGATGCTACGTGTAAGAAATCAAATATTTGCGACATTTCTTAGGAAGACAGTAGCAGTGCCGCCGATAGTGGCGCAACAAGTTGTGCAACCAGTAGTGGGACAACAAATAATTGTACAGTCAGCAGACTCTATTAAGCAAATTGCAGACTAAGTCTGATATAAAATCTTATAGCACACCGGATATATCCATACAGCATTAATTTGTATGGATTTTCTTATTCAACCTGTGTTCTACCATTTAAAAAATAGAGGGAATCATTTATGATAGTTATAATGGAGGGGAATTTATGAAATCTAATAAACATTCATTTGTTATGAAAAGCAGCACCTTATTATTAATAGCGTTCTTAAGCTTTACTATAATCGGTTGTTCAAAAGATACAGAAGCAGTAGTAGACATAACGAAACCTGTAAAAACGATGGCGGTTCACTCGGAAGAGAGAATTGTGGAACTTATCTATATCGGAATCGTCGAAGCTGAAGATATTAAGAAGCTTAGCTTTGGCACAGGTGGGTTAATCGAAAAGATATATGTAAAGAAACATGATACAATTCGCCCTGGGCAGCTATTAGCAACAGTCAGCACGAAAGACTTGCAGTTCGCTGTACGAGAAGCAAAGGCGCAAGTGGATATGGCGAATGCGCAGTACCGTTTGGCATTGCAAGGGGCAGCAAATGAAGATGTCAATCAAGCCCTACTAGCGATTCAAAAGGCGGAAGATGCTTATGATTATACATTCAATCAGTTAGAGCGAATGAGAAGTCTCTATGAACAAGGGGCAATACCTAAGGTCGAACTAGAGAAAGTGGAGTTTGAATTCAACTTGCGCACGACTGAAAAGGCCCAAGCAGAAGCACAATTGAAAAAGGTAGAAAATGCTGTGCGTATGGAAGAAAAGGAAGCGTTATTAGCGCAATTGGAGCGGGCGCAAGTGGACTATGAATACAAAAGCAGTATGCTAAAAGATGCCGAGATTCATTCCCATAGCGGTGGGTACGTGTTAGATATCGTAGCAAAAGAAGGAGAACGGGTCGGTTCGGGACATCCGGTCATTCTCATACAAAATACGAATCAAGTTGTAACTGTAGGAGTAACGAACCGAGATCTTCAGAACATCAAGCCAGGTCTTGATGTAAGTGTGAATGCCAATGGAGTTCATACATCAGGAAAGGTTATCAGCATAGCGGCAAACCCAGACCCAACCACACGTACTTACGCTGTGAAGATTCAATTGCAGCAAGAAAAGGATGCTTACGCGATCGGAACTGTTGTTCAAGTGAAATTTGCGATTGGAAAAGAAAAAGGGATCTGGATTCCGATTTCCTCCATTATGGCAGAAGCTTTCGATTACGTGTATACCGTAGATCGTGATATCGCGTATAAAACAGACGTTGTGTTAGGTGCTGTTATGGGCAATGAAATTAAGGTAGAAGGTTTAGAAGATGGGGCGTTGCTAGTGATAGAGGGTGCCAAAAGACTTTCACATCAAGAGCAAGTAAAGCTACAACAGTAGGTGGAGGTATATGATGCTTCAAACAGCGATTCGGGCAGTCATTCAATATAGGAAAATTACGATGTTCACCGTTGTCGCCTTAGCGATTTTTGGAATGTATAGCTATTACGTGACTCCTAAACAAGAAGCACCAGAAATCAACGTGCCAATAGCTGTGATTACAACAATCTATCCTGGTGCAACTCCTGAGGATGTTGAAACCTTAATCACACGCAAAATAGAAGACGAGATCTCAACAATCAACGGTTACGATTATTCGGAGTCAACATCGAAGGAAGGCGTATCTGCAATAGCGATGCGTCTCAGCCAAGATGCGGATATAGATAAAGCGTGGACAGATTTGCGACAGAAAATGAATGATCTTCAAAGCAAACTTCCTACAGGTGCGAAAGAAATTCAAATTAACACAGAACTATCAGATTCCGCAGGTATTATTCTCAGTGTATCTAGCAATCAATATACACAACAGGAATTAGTGTATTATGGAGAGTTAATGAAACAGGAGTTGCAAAAGGTATCGGGGATCTCAAGGTTCGAAATTATCGGTGAACAGGCCAGAGAAATTCAGGTAGTTGTTGATTTGGCACAATTGCAATACTTGCCACTTTCTCTAAAGGATATTGCCGCCTCCTTACAGGCGCAAAACACAGAATTACCTTCAGGGAAAATTGAAGACGGAACACATAAAATTAACGTCAATACACCTCCAACTTTTGAAACGATAGAAGATATAGGCAATACGATTCTGTTAGTATCAAGGGAAAATGGCTCTGTCGTACGATTGAAAGATATTGCAGAGATCCATTATGTGCAATCTGAAGACGATCCCAATGCAACTCACAATGGTGAACAAGCGATTCTGTTAGCTGGTTATTTTAAAAACAACAAAAACATTGTCGATGTTGGTGCGGAAATCGATCAGCAATTAGTGAAATTTCAGTCCAAGCTACCATTGGATATAACGGTTTCCTATGTCCTCAATCAACCGAAGGATGTTCATAAATCAGTCAATCAATTTGTGCTTAACTTATTACAAGGGATGGCGTTTGTGATTTTTGTAGTATTCGTGGGTATGGGAATCAGGAATGCCGTCATTGTAACGGCAGCTATCCCATTGTCGATTTTGATTACCCTGAGTGCGATGAATGTATTAGACATTCAAATTCATCAAATTTCTATAACAGCCCTCATCATTGGACTAGGAATGTTAGTAGATAATGCAATTGTTGTCAGTGATACGATTCAAGTCCGTCTAGATGAAGGACAAGAACGTCTTCAGGCTTGCATAGATGGCGTAAGGGAAGTAGCAATGCCAATCTTTACATCAACACTTACGACAATTGGCGCGTTTATACCACTGCTTGTACTACCTTCCGTTGCTGGAGAATATATTAAAAGCCTTCCGCAGATTGTTATGATAGCGCTTATTGCATCCTATGTTGTGGCTTTATTCGTAACTCCTGTCATGGCGTTTTTATTTTTCAAGAAGAGTGTGGAGGCAGAAAGGCGTCATCTCATTCGTGGTATTTTCGCAGGGACATTAAAGCTCGGTATGCGCTGGAAAACAACGACGTTTGTTATTTTGATTCTAGCCACAGTCGGCGCTGGACTTTTAGTGACGACACTAGGGTTGCAATTTTTCCCGAAAGCCGATAAGAATATTATCCACATTGATATTACTGCTGAACGCACAAGTGATGTACAATTAACGCAATCGATAGTTAATCAAGTAGAAGATATCCTGCAAAACTATACAGAGGTCGCTAGTTATACGACTGTAGTGGGTGGCGGTCTGCCAAAATTTTATAATACTCTTCCGGTGTATACTGCGTCGCAAAGTGTTGCACAGATCCTGGTGGAAGTTGATTTGCATGAGAGTACTTTCAAACGCAACACACACTTAGTCAACGAACTTCAACGTGCTGTTGATGCCCAAGTAACAGGTGGCACAGCATTGGTTAAGGAACTAGAGCAGGGTGAGCCTATTGGCGCACCAGTAAGATTGAGAGTATATGGCGATGATATGGATCAGTTATATGAAGTAGCTCTACAAATCCAGAATCTCCTGAAAGATATTGATGGAACTACGAATATTGATAACGACTTTCCGAAAAAAGTCTATGAGTTTCAAGTAGATGTCAACAATCAGCAAGCAAGCATCATGGGAGTTTCGAAATATGATATTCAAAGAGAGATTCATTACGCGTTGCGTGGAACAGAAGCTACGCTTCTAAAGCAACAAGGAAATGAATACCCGATTATCGTAAAGGGAAATATTGAATCTTTATCGGATTTAGAAGGACTGTTCATACCATCATCGATTACAGGTCAGAAATTCATGGTAAGAGATATGGCTGACGTGAAACTTCAAGCTTCAGTCCCAGCAATTCGCAAATATGATCGAGAAATTTCGTTAACAATATACAGTGATGTGATTACTGGGTATAGCCCTGTTACAATTCAAGAGCAGCTTCAAGCAAAGCTCGGTACAATTGAGGCAAAAGGCGTCGGGATTGTATTTGATGGAGAGCGTGAAAAGATTCAGGAAAACTTCGGGGACATTGGGTATTCTGCATTGTTCGCAGTCCTGTTGATTTATGGAGTATTGCTATTGCAATTTAACTCGTTTAGTCAGCCGTTTATCATCTTACTTACGATTCCACTATCAGCGATTGGGTCGATTGTTGGCTTATACCTCTTCCAACAGCCGTTGTCATTTACAGCGATGCTAGGAATTGTGAGTTTATTTGGGATTGTAGTCAATAATGCGATCGTATTACTAGACTATATTAATAAGGAACGCGAAATGAATATTGAAATTGAACAAGCTTGTTATGATGCTGTTATTAAGCGCTTCCGACCGATTATGTTGAGTACGATTACGACAACCATGGGAATTATGCCTCTCGTATTTTCAGGGAGCGAATTGTTTCGTCCGCTGGCAATCTCAATCATGTGCGGTTTATTGGTCTCAACGATTCTAACGTTAGTAGTCGTGCCTGTCTTCTATGCACTTACACAAGGCAACTTGAAAGGGCAAAAACAACAAAATGCAATATTGTCGAGTTCTGCGGAGATGCTAAGTAAATAATCAAAGCAAAGTAAAACATCAGCAAAGTAAAGTACAAAAACAAAGTAAAGAATCAATTGAAATTGTTCATGTGAATACAAATAAAAATAAAAT
The DNA window shown above is from Desulfuribacillus stibiiarsenatis and carries:
- a CDS encoding heavy metal translocating P-type ATPase; this translates as MKTILKIGGMSCAACVSRIEKRLLKFDGVAEANVNLSTHRATITYDNTKVAPADMIAAIEKMGFTAAPAQLEKITIPIGGMSCAACVNRIEKAVLKLSGVHAVAVNLATHKAVVDYDSSETTYPMIQQKIVSLGFQVFEIERETTEDREQKQREQEMKRLSKDFLFGAILTTIVLIGSLPHMLPGWGDWVPHFLTLPITLLLFTTPVQFFSGWRFYKGAYAALSHGTSDMNVLVAMGTSSAWLYSAAMTLFPDFLTSIGFPYQLYYDVATVITTLILLGRIMEAKAKGKTSEAIRRLMGMQSKTARVIRNDMELDLPIEELVVGDILVVRPGEKIPVDGVIISGRSTIDESMLTGESIPVDKTVDDEVIGATMNKTGSFRFRATKIGKDTMLAQIIQLVEDAQGSKAPIQKIVDKVAAYFVPFVVVTAIASFLLWWIFGPDPSLVFGLTTFIAVLIIACPCALGLATPTAIMVGTGKGAENGILIKDAHSLEMAHKINTVVLDKTGTITVGEPSLTDIILNTMIPESDITLDENQFLRLVASIETASEHPLGQSIVKAAKERGLDLLEPETFEAIPGQGLQATVLDNHILIGNQRLMEANEVRFPEELLSSSDQLASEGKTPMYIAINNHPTGVIAVADTVKENSYRAIQSLQRQGIEVIMLTGDNQRTAAAIAKQVGITRLFAEVLPEHKSLKVKELQDNGKIVAMVGDGINDAPALAQANVGIAIGTGTDVAMEASDVTLISGDLRGVPTAIQLSKATMRMIWQNLFWAFAYNIILIPVAAGILWPVWGVLMNPMLAAAAMAFSSVSVVMNTMRLRLFKPVRELV
- a CDS encoding metal-sensitive transcriptional regulator, translated to MTQSKDSLKSNHTNEMKESLINRLNRIEGQIRGVKGLIEKDVYCDDVLNQIASIQAALNGVGKLLIENHMKTCVTRRIQQGDLEVIPELVKTVSKLMK
- a CDS encoding glutamine--tRNA ligase/YqeY domain fusion protein, producing MSLNNTEIPVNFIQNIITEDLKAAKNNSRVHTRFPPEPNGYLHIGHAKSICLNFGLANANGGLCNLRMDDTNPSKEEEEFVESIKTDVKWLGYDWEDRMYFASDYFEKLYQYAVQLIQAGKAYVCDLSAEQMREYRGTLTEPGKNSPYRDRSVEENLDLFNRMRAGEFASGTKVLRAKIDMTSGNLNMRDPVIYRIMFAHHHRTGDAWCIYPMYDFAHPLSDAIENITHSICTLEFADHRPLYDWLVENVDYSDMADGRPHQYEFARLNLSYTVMSKRKLKLLVEENHVTGWDDPRMPTISGLRRRGYTPESIRDFCERIGVAKASSLVDKALLEHCIREDLNARATRAMAVVKPLKLVLENYPEDQVEFLPIENNPEQEGSGMRNVPFSREIYIEQDDFMEDPPNKFFRLAPGKEVRLKGAYIIKCEEVIKDENGNITELRCTYDPETRSGLPGSARKVKGVLHWVSVLHGIQAEVRLYEDLFTKEQPDMEEEGSDFRANINPDSLAIIQSCIVEPILATATKDDRFQFMRQGYFCIDSVDSKPHQLVFNRIVSLKDSYVKVK
- a CDS encoding endonuclease III domain-containing protein, whose protein sequence is MVPNQSTELSLIPSTYDRLLYHYGHLNWWPADSPFEVMVGAILTQNTSWQNVEKAIHNLRPYLKPEIIIAMEDSQLAELIRPSGFFTVKTRRLKNFLAWFLTHKFSIDVLQKMDIADLRHQLLSINGIGKETADSIILYAVNKPIFVIDAYSRRIFDRLGMDVPKDYDAFRELFENQLEVNHNIYNEYHALIVEHAKQFCRKKPLCSSCFFNDCQYRNTVNL
- a CDS encoding DUF5658 family protein, with the translated sequence MIHQKILFKLLCVYMLSVMDYIITRTALAKGAIEANPILAPIIESPIGMTIKLMAPLIVLAYLWYRRNSNPFRVNYTAAFLVLFYSLVVTWNVSVYVFYLI
- a CDS encoding AbrB family transcriptional regulator, yielding MRVLRQVITTISIASLGGVTFYYLSLPLTWILGPLSFLLITKAVFHYAFEWPSILRNFSFIILGYYLGASFRASDIETLLYQVPSMLFITFILILLGAMFAYIISKLTNISFDSLLIGSIPGGLSQMVYICTDFKHLDANVIALMHMLRLLLVVFIVPFFTVHFLVTEHHIFPPTLNNLEFTWTALFIYSILIAIATIISIRIKVPTPHLIAPILMTMALVSIDIPAPRLPVSLFVLIQIFLGIHIASSIDPFKIFALKKLAVYSTIASILLIIISLGLGYALTIIYPDISLATGFLSAAPGGVAEMGVTAKAIQANVPFVTGYQLVRVVLITILIPILVKLWYQWQKPIA
- the rarD gene encoding EamA family transporter RarD, translated to MDAQSSCEVVKEQRLGVMYAVLAYVLWGVLPLYWKMLDYIPTGEILAHRVFWSCVFMFGVIAVFKLWNPLKEVVVVRRKRISIFFCAIFISINWFTYIGAVNSDQLVEASFGYFITPIFSVLLAVVVLKERLNFWQGVALGLVCIGVLVMIFQYGRMPWMALVLASSFAMYGLIKKKANIDSIVGLTIETAYVTPIAILYLLVLQVTGKQSFHMAIDSTNLLLIGAGAATALPLIYFAQAAKRASLATLGFTQYLAPSISLGIGVLLFKEPFTLIHGISFGFIWCALFFYSFAKAEWMLRVRNQIFATFLRKTVAVPPIVAQQVVQPVVGQQIIVQSADSIKQIAD